The following are encoded together in the Phenylobacterium sp. NIBR 498073 genome:
- a CDS encoding TetR/AcrR family transcriptional regulator: protein MTVEVILGAALQLLEAEGVERLTTNHIAARAGVSIGTVYQYFRDKDDILAALAQQRAGAVRDDIAQLVISPPGANAVRAIVQALTRSFDDAPRARAALLDAMYRGRDDGGLQQHHQAFLAAIDGKVQLHAELTPERAFVLTHAPVSLLRAAAAEPGLGLDPQALEDELVRLLEAYLAALPAAR, encoded by the coding sequence TTGACCGTCGAGGTGATCCTGGGCGCCGCCCTTCAACTTCTCGAGGCCGAGGGCGTCGAGCGTCTGACCACCAATCACATCGCCGCCCGCGCCGGGGTCAGCATCGGCACCGTCTACCAGTACTTCCGCGACAAGGACGACATCCTGGCCGCCCTCGCGCAGCAGCGGGCCGGCGCAGTGCGCGACGACATCGCCCAGCTGGTCATCAGCCCGCCGGGCGCGAACGCCGTGCGCGCCATCGTCCAGGCCCTGACCCGCAGCTTCGACGACGCCCCGCGCGCCCGCGCAGCCCTGCTCGACGCTATGTACCGCGGGCGCGACGACGGCGGCCTGCAGCAGCACCATCAGGCGTTTCTCGCCGCCATCGACGGCAAGGTCCAACTCCACGCCGAGCTGACGCCTGAGCGCGCCTTCGTGCTCACCCACGCGCCGGTCAGTCTGCTGCGCGCCGCTGCGGCCGAGCCGGGCCTGGGGCTCGATCCGCAAGCGCTGGAGGACGAACTGGTCCGGCTGCTGGAGGCCTATCTGGCGGCCCTGCCCGCCGCGCGCTGA
- a CDS encoding oxygenase MpaB family protein: protein MTPAVERARQRIAAQKALLPQMYASVDFDRQPERFNDEATAVMVRDCGPPELRVTDEEFELVRAYTMLGDVVADAYAGLIPQYGFKRLIAMLVQACDQGIAAVEDAPPELAAFIGAMEATPDWVDMELVAEGARIDRNATANLAPFAIRGAFIATFLNKYSALPMALTGTLSNDSAARRVNETATFFATTVLPGALERHGEGFKAAAMVRLMHSMVRFNALRSGRWDSAVYGVPIPQVDQMPAGLIPIFLMAFKIVGQGRRTFTASERAQVELARYRCFLLGLPEELLATTPEGIVRIMTARNSTLRQGFDDETCGELIRATLSAYLPASRSPAARLHNVIEKSFAKGFFLRQFLKGDQAAAQRMGVPVSGLDRAVFALVAVAVGLRMGAYRWASRTPLLRGAADAILVRKIRALLQRYGHAEFTSDAGAYRPTPGVRAAA from the coding sequence ATGACCCCCGCCGTCGAGCGCGCCCGCCAGCGGATCGCCGCCCAGAAGGCCCTGCTGCCGCAGATGTATGCGAGCGTGGATTTCGACCGCCAGCCCGAGCGGTTCAATGACGAGGCGACTGCGGTCATGGTGCGCGACTGCGGGCCGCCGGAGCTGCGGGTCACCGACGAGGAGTTCGAGCTGGTCCGCGCCTACACCATGCTGGGCGACGTGGTGGCCGACGCCTATGCGGGCTTGATCCCGCAGTACGGCTTCAAGCGGCTGATCGCCATGTTGGTCCAGGCCTGCGACCAGGGGATCGCGGCGGTGGAGGACGCGCCGCCGGAACTGGCCGCTTTCATCGGGGCGATGGAGGCGACGCCGGACTGGGTGGACATGGAGCTGGTCGCCGAGGGCGCGCGGATCGACCGCAACGCCACCGCCAACCTGGCGCCGTTCGCGATCCGCGGGGCGTTCATCGCCACCTTCCTCAACAAGTATTCGGCCCTGCCGATGGCCCTGACCGGGACCTTGAGCAACGACTCCGCCGCGCGGCGGGTCAACGAGACGGCGACCTTCTTCGCCACCACCGTTCTGCCGGGCGCGCTGGAGCGGCACGGAGAGGGTTTCAAGGCCGCGGCCATGGTGCGGCTGATGCACTCGATGGTGCGATTCAACGCCCTGCGCAGCGGCCGCTGGGACAGCGCCGTCTACGGCGTGCCGATCCCCCAGGTCGACCAGATGCCGGCCGGGCTGATCCCGATCTTCCTGATGGCCTTCAAGATCGTCGGCCAGGGCCGCCGGACCTTCACCGCGTCCGAGCGCGCCCAGGTGGAGCTGGCCCGCTACCGCTGCTTCCTGCTGGGTCTGCCCGAGGAGCTGCTGGCCACCACGCCCGAGGGGATCGTGCGGATCATGACGGCGCGCAATTCGACCCTGCGCCAGGGGTTCGACGACGAGACCTGCGGCGAGCTGATCCGCGCCACCCTGTCGGCCTATCTGCCGGCCAGCCGCTCGCCGGCCGCGCGGCTGCACAACGTCATCGAAAAGAGCTTCGCCAAGGGGTTCTTCCTGCGCCAGTTCCTGAAGGGCGACCAGGCCGCGGCGCAGCGGATGGGCGTGCCCGTCAGCGGTCTGGACCGGGCGGTGTTCGCGCTGGTGGCGGTGGCCGTCGGCCTGCGGATGGGGGCCTATCGCTGGGCGTCGCGCACGCCGCTGCTGCGCGGCGCGGCGGACGCGATCCTGGTGCGCAAGATCCGCGCGCTGCTTCAGCGGTATGGCCATGCCGAGTTCACGAGCGACGCCGGCGCCTATCGGCCGACCCCGGGCGTGCGCGCGGCGGCCTGA
- a CDS encoding ATP-binding cassette domain-containing protein, translating to MISFQSVGKTFARAPAPAPALHDVTLQVAAGEVFGVIGQSGAGKSTLIRLINGLERPSAGKVVTDGEDVGALDAAALRALRRRVGMIFQHFNLLSSKTVAQNVAYPLKVAGVPSARIGPKVSQLLARVGLADQAPKYPAQLSGGQKQRVGIARALANGPKILLCDEATSALDPQTTEQILDLLSELNRELSLTIVLITHEMEVIRRVCHRVAVLDAGSVVESGEVAQVFLHPQHAVTRALVADAAGLGAAATPGALRLTFRGQATYEPILGRIARDTGVDYSILAGRIDRIRDEPYGQLLVSLVGGDVAAARERLSAAGVRVEEA from the coding sequence GTGATCAGCTTTCAATCCGTCGGCAAGACCTTTGCGCGCGCGCCTGCGCCTGCGCCTGCGCTCCATGACGTCACCTTGCAGGTCGCGGCCGGCGAGGTGTTCGGCGTCATCGGTCAGTCCGGGGCCGGCAAGTCGACCCTGATCCGGCTGATCAACGGCCTGGAGCGGCCGAGCGCGGGCAAGGTGGTCACCGACGGCGAGGACGTCGGGGCGCTGGACGCCGCGGCGCTGCGGGCCCTGCGCCGGCGGGTCGGGATGATCTTCCAGCACTTCAACCTGCTGTCGTCGAAGACCGTCGCCCAGAACGTCGCCTATCCGCTGAAGGTGGCGGGCGTGCCGAGCGCGCGGATCGGGCCGAAGGTGAGCCAGCTGCTGGCGCGGGTCGGCCTGGCCGACCAGGCGCCCAAGTATCCGGCCCAGCTGTCGGGCGGCCAGAAGCAACGGGTCGGCATCGCCCGGGCGCTGGCCAACGGCCCGAAGATCCTGCTCTGCGACGAGGCGACCAGCGCGCTCGACCCGCAGACCACCGAACAGATTCTCGACCTGCTCAGCGAACTGAACCGCGAGCTTTCCCTGACCATCGTGCTGATCACCCACGAGATGGAGGTGATCCGCCGGGTCTGCCATCGCGTCGCCGTGCTCGACGCCGGATCGGTGGTGGAGAGCGGCGAGGTGGCGCAGGTGTTCCTGCATCCGCAGCATGCGGTGACCCGGGCGCTGGTGGCCGACGCCGCCGGCCTGGGCGCTGCGGCGACGCCGGGGGCGCTGCGGCTGACCTTCCGCGGCCAGGCGACCTACGAGCCGATCCTGGGGCGCATCGCCCGCGACACCGGGGTCGACTACTCGATCCTGGCCGGACGCATCGACCGCATCCGCGACGAGCCCTACGGCCAGCTGCTGGTCAGCCTGGTCGGCGGCGACGTGGCCGCCGCGCGCGAGCGGCTGAGCGCGGCCGGCGTGCGGGTCGAGGAGGCGTGA
- a CDS encoding methionine ABC transporter permease, translating to MFANINWADIGQASLDTGVMLAGSLGFSVLLGLPLGVILFLTGKGRLLENGPAHGALSFAVNVLRSVPFVILLIVMIPLTMLLVGTSLGVAGAIPPLVVGAAPFYARLVETALREVDKGVIEAAQAMGASPRQIVFGALLPEALPGIVAGATVTAIALVSYTAMAGVVGAGGLGDLAIRFGYQRFQTDVMVVTVLLLLALVQGLQWAGDRLVIKLSRR from the coding sequence ATGTTCGCCAACATCAACTGGGCCGACATCGGACAGGCCAGCCTCGACACGGGCGTCATGCTGGCCGGGTCGCTGGGGTTCTCGGTGCTGCTGGGCCTGCCGCTCGGCGTGATCCTGTTCCTGACCGGCAAGGGCCGGCTGCTGGAGAACGGCCCGGCGCATGGCGCGCTGTCGTTCGCGGTCAATGTGCTGCGCTCAGTGCCGTTCGTGATTTTGCTGATCGTGATGATCCCACTGACCATGCTGCTGGTCGGCACTTCGCTGGGCGTGGCCGGGGCCATTCCGCCGCTGGTGGTCGGCGCCGCGCCCTTTTACGCCCGGCTGGTCGAGACCGCCCTGCGCGAGGTCGACAAGGGCGTGATCGAGGCGGCCCAGGCGATGGGCGCCAGTCCGCGGCAGATCGTGTTCGGGGCGCTGCTGCCCGAGGCGCTGCCGGGGATCGTGGCCGGCGCCACGGTGACGGCCATCGCGCTCGTCTCCTACACGGCCATGGCCGGCGTGGTCGGGGCCGGCGGCCTCGGCGACCTCGCCATCCGCTTCGGTTACCAGCGGTTCCAGACCGACGTCATGGTCGTGACGGTGCTGCTGCTGCTGGCCCTGGTGCAGGGGCTGCAATGGGCGGGCGACCGCCTGGTCATCAAGCTCAGCCGCCGCTGA
- a CDS encoding MetQ/NlpA family ABC transporter substrate-binding protein, with protein sequence MLNKRNLILAAAALALAACGQKPAATAASDTLVIAATPVPHAEILEVVRPILAKEGVKLDVKVFNDYVQPNLQVAQKQLDVNYFQTAPYLDEFNKARGVNLVKVVGVHIEPIGAYSKKIKSLAELPQGASVAIPNEPSNGGRALLLLQKGGLITLKDPANPLSTLNDIVANPKGLKFKELEAATLPRVLGELDLAVINTNYVLDAGLNPAKDALILEDGNSPYVNLLVARPDNKDDPRVQKLAKALTGPEVKAFIAQKYAGAVQPAF encoded by the coding sequence ATGTTGAACAAGCGCAACCTGATCCTGGCCGCCGCCGCCCTGGCGTTGGCCGCTTGCGGCCAGAAGCCCGCCGCCACGGCGGCCTCCGACACCCTGGTGATCGCCGCCACCCCAGTGCCGCACGCTGAGATCCTGGAGGTCGTCCGTCCGATCCTGGCCAAGGAAGGCGTGAAGCTGGATGTGAAGGTGTTCAACGACTACGTGCAGCCCAACCTGCAGGTGGCGCAGAAGCAGCTGGACGTGAACTACTTCCAGACCGCGCCCTATCTCGACGAGTTCAACAAGGCCCGCGGCGTCAATCTGGTGAAGGTGGTCGGCGTGCACATCGAGCCGATCGGGGCCTATTCGAAGAAGATCAAGTCGCTGGCCGAGCTGCCGCAGGGGGCGAGCGTGGCGATCCCCAACGAGCCGAGCAACGGCGGGCGGGCGCTGCTGCTGCTGCAGAAGGGCGGGCTGATCACCCTGAAGGATCCGGCCAATCCGCTCTCGACGCTGAACGACATCGTCGCCAACCCCAAGGGGCTGAAGTTCAAGGAACTGGAGGCCGCGACCCTGCCGCGGGTGCTGGGCGAGCTGGACCTGGCGGTGATCAACACCAACTACGTGCTCGACGCAGGCCTGAACCCAGCCAAGGACGCGTTGATCCTGGAGGACGGGAACAGCCCGTATGTGAACCTGCTGGTCGCCCGGCCGGACAATAAGGACGACCCGCGGGTGCAGAAGCTGGCCAAGGCCCTGACCGGACCGGAAGTGAAGGCGTTCATCGCCCAGAAGTACGCCGGCGCGGTGCAGCCGGCGTTCTGA
- a CDS encoding aspartate-semialdehyde dehydrogenase, with protein MLSTQVARPAGQRLFNVAIVGATGAVGVELMECLERRNFPVRSLKLLASPRSAGRTYSFQGRQVAVEALTAESFTGVDIALFSAGASISREFAPIAAAKGCVVVDNSSAFRMQPEIPLVVPEVNGALLGEQPRIVANPNCVAAIAVMALAPLNANNKVQRVIGATYQSASGAGAAAMAELEQSTAAYLAGEAFEPKVLPHPYAFNLFSHNAGIDAETGYNGEELKAMEEIRKIMSAPDLRLSFTCVRVPVLRAHSMSLTVEFENPITPQEAEEWLAAAPGVKLVNDALRNHFPMPNEASGGDDVLVGRIRADLSDPTGRTLSIFVVGDQLLKGAALNAVQIAEVVAA; from the coding sequence ATGCTTTCCACGCAAGTCGCCCGCCCCGCCGGCCAACGCCTGTTCAACGTCGCCATCGTCGGCGCCACCGGCGCCGTCGGCGTCGAGCTCATGGAATGCCTCGAGCGCCGCAACTTCCCGGTCCGCTCGCTGAAGCTGCTGGCCTCGCCGCGCTCGGCCGGCCGCACCTACAGCTTCCAGGGGCGCCAGGTGGCCGTCGAGGCGCTGACCGCCGAGTCGTTCACCGGCGTCGACATCGCCCTGTTCTCGGCCGGCGCCAGCATCAGCCGCGAGTTCGCGCCGATCGCCGCGGCCAAGGGCTGCGTCGTGGTCGACAATTCCTCGGCCTTCCGCATGCAGCCGGAGATCCCGCTGGTGGTGCCGGAGGTGAACGGCGCCCTGCTGGGCGAGCAGCCACGCATCGTCGCCAACCCGAACTGCGTCGCCGCCATCGCGGTGATGGCCCTGGCCCCGCTGAACGCCAACAACAAGGTCCAGCGGGTGATCGGCGCAACCTACCAGTCGGCCTCGGGCGCCGGCGCCGCGGCCATGGCCGAACTCGAGCAGTCGACCGCCGCCTACCTGGCCGGCGAGGCCTTCGAGCCCAAGGTGCTGCCGCACCCCTACGCCTTCAACCTGTTCAGCCACAACGCCGGGATCGACGCCGAGACCGGCTACAACGGCGAGGAGCTCAAGGCGATGGAGGAGATCCGCAAGATCATGTCCGCGCCGGACCTGCGCCTGTCGTTCACCTGCGTGCGGGTGCCGGTGCTGCGCGCCCACTCGATGTCGCTGACCGTCGAGTTCGAGAACCCGATCACGCCGCAGGAGGCCGAGGAGTGGCTGGCCGCCGCCCCGGGCGTGAAGCTGGTCAACGACGCCCTGCGCAACCACTTCCCGATGCCGAACGAGGCCTCGGGCGGCGACGACGTGCTGGTCGGCCGCATCCGCGCCGACCTCTCCGACCCCACCGGCCGAACGCTCAGCATCTTTGTGGTCGGCGACCAGCTGCTGAAGGGCGCGGCCCTCAACGCCGTCCAGATCGCCGAGGTCGTGGCGGCCTAA
- a CDS encoding exopolysaccharide biosynthesis protein: MIEDDNGHTSISAIVRELGARDSVSVGEIVDRFGTRAFGALLFIFALPNLLPLPPGSSTVLGAPLLLLAPQVALGVDAPWLPRSVDGRRISGADLNKVFGPLLPWVERFEKISRPRIAVLFSAWGQQLIGVICTLLAFVLILPIPLGNLLPGLTIGVFGFSLFQRDGFFAVAGYVLAGFSAFLLYVAADAVIAGVRLLVNWLGGA, from the coding sequence ATGATCGAGGACGACAACGGCCACACCTCCATCTCGGCGATCGTCCGTGAGCTTGGCGCGCGCGACAGCGTGAGCGTCGGCGAGATCGTCGACCGGTTCGGCACCCGCGCCTTCGGGGCGCTGCTGTTCATCTTCGCCCTGCCCAACCTGCTGCCGCTGCCGCCGGGCTCCTCGACGGTGCTGGGCGCGCCGCTGCTGCTGCTGGCGCCGCAGGTGGCGCTGGGGGTGGACGCGCCGTGGCTGCCTCGGTCGGTCGACGGGCGGAGGATCAGCGGGGCGGACCTCAACAAGGTGTTCGGGCCGCTGCTGCCGTGGGTGGAGCGGTTCGAGAAGATCTCCCGCCCGCGGATCGCGGTACTGTTCAGCGCCTGGGGCCAGCAACTGATCGGCGTGATCTGCACGCTGCTGGCCTTCGTGCTGATTCTGCCGATCCCGCTCGGCAACCTGTTGCCGGGGCTGACCATCGGCGTTTTCGGGTTTTCGCTGTTCCAGCGGGACGGCTTTTTTGCGGTCGCCGGCTACGTGTTGGCGGGGTTCAGCGCCTTTCTTTTGTACGTCGCGGCGGACGCGGTGATCGCCGGAGTTCGCCTTCTCGTGAACTGGCTCGGGGGTGCTTGA
- the raiA gene encoding ribosome-associated translation inhibitor RaiA, producing the protein MQVLVSGKHVAVGEALRERVTDEITGSIGKYFERGGDADVVVSREGHSFRVDCAVKLASGQALQSHGLGSDAHGAFDAALAKIETRIRRYKRRLKSHSAAANAKQAETASYFVIRAPEGEEDVDWDDGETSHAAHAPPSAMVIAETEKPVREMTVSMAVMELDLTESQTIVFRNAAHGGLSVVYRRPDGNIGWIDPERTKTLDGNGVNGTSV; encoded by the coding sequence ATGCAAGTCTTAGTCTCTGGCAAGCATGTCGCCGTCGGGGAGGCCCTGCGAGAGCGGGTCACCGACGAAATCACCGGTTCCATTGGCAAGTACTTCGAACGTGGCGGAGACGCCGACGTCGTGGTCAGCCGCGAGGGCCATTCCTTCCGAGTCGACTGCGCGGTGAAGCTGGCCTCCGGCCAGGCGTTGCAGTCCCACGGCCTGGGGAGCGACGCGCACGGCGCGTTCGATGCGGCGCTCGCCAAGATCGAGACTCGCATCCGCCGCTACAAGCGCCGGCTGAAGAGCCACTCGGCTGCGGCCAACGCCAAGCAGGCGGAAACGGCGTCCTATTTCGTCATCCGTGCGCCGGAGGGCGAGGAGGACGTCGACTGGGACGACGGCGAAACGTCGCACGCCGCCCACGCCCCGCCTTCGGCGATGGTGATCGCGGAAACCGAAAAGCCTGTTCGCGAAATGACCGTTTCCATGGCGGTCATGGAGTTGGACTTGACGGAATCTCAGACAATCGTGTTTAGGAACGCCGCTCACGGAGGCTTGTCCGTGGTGTACCGCCGGCCGGATGGGAATATCGGCTGGATCGATCCCGAACGTACGAAAACGCTCGATGGGAACGGCGTAAACGGAACCAGCGTCTAG
- the ptsN gene encoding PTS IIA-like nitrogen regulatory protein PtsN, which translates to MQIGDILDRAAIAARASAPSKRQALAVVAEIAARGFGLDAGVVLDALIERENAGSTGVGHGVAVPHARLEGLTQMRGVFVRLDQPVAFESVDEQPVDLIFALFAPPNASSEHLRALARVSRMLRQGDLREHLRQARTPDAIHALLVQERPSAAA; encoded by the coding sequence ATGCAAATAGGCGACATCCTGGACCGCGCGGCGATCGCGGCGCGTGCGAGCGCGCCGAGCAAGCGTCAGGCCCTGGCCGTGGTGGCGGAAATCGCCGCGCGGGGCTTCGGGCTTGACGCGGGCGTCGTGCTCGACGCGCTCATCGAGCGTGAGAACGCCGGCTCGACCGGCGTCGGCCATGGCGTGGCCGTGCCGCATGCGCGGCTTGAGGGCCTGACCCAGATGCGCGGCGTGTTCGTGCGCCTGGACCAGCCCGTCGCTTTCGAGTCGGTGGACGAGCAGCCGGTGGATCTGATCTTCGCGCTGTTCGCGCCGCCGAACGCCAGTTCGGAGCACCTGCGGGCCCTGGCCCGGGTGTCGCGCATGCTGCGCCAGGGCGACCTGCGCGAGCACCTGCGCCAGGCCAGGACGCCCGACGCCATTCATGCGCTGCTGGTGCAGGAGCGGCCGTCCGCGGCCGCCTGA
- a CDS encoding DUF1150 family protein: MTPNLTTEAFAALGAPDLVYVRPIKAAEIMASTPAAQIQGFQLDPDQILYAVHRADGERLAVLTDKDSAVAAALAHELAPVSVH, translated from the coding sequence ATGACGCCCAATCTTACGACTGAAGCTTTCGCCGCTCTTGGCGCCCCGGACCTGGTCTATGTCCGTCCGATCAAGGCCGCTGAGATCATGGCGAGCACGCCCGCTGCACAGATCCAGGGGTTTCAGCTCGATCCCGATCAGATTTTGTATGCGGTCCACCGCGCCGACGGCGAACGCCTGGCGGTGCTGACTGACAAGGACTCGGCCGTGGCTGCGGCGCTGGCCCACGAACTGGCGCCGGTCTCGGTCCACTAG
- a CDS encoding Hsp20 family protein, translating into MNRSLVFDSPFLLGFDHTRSLIERAAKAAAESYPPYNVEDRGDGALRITLAVAGFTPDQLQVTVEDDRQLVVAGKREGGSEEAYLHRGIAARGFIRTFVLADGMKVEGALLAHGLLHIDLIRPEPERLVQRIPIKTAG; encoded by the coding sequence ATGAACCGGTCGCTTGTCTTCGACAGCCCCTTCCTGCTGGGTTTCGATCATACCCGCAGCCTGATCGAGCGTGCGGCCAAGGCCGCCGCCGAAAGCTATCCGCCCTACAACGTGGAAGACCGCGGCGACGGCGCCCTGCGGATCACCCTGGCGGTGGCCGGGTTCACCCCCGACCAGTTGCAGGTGACGGTCGAGGACGACCGCCAACTGGTCGTGGCCGGCAAGCGCGAGGGCGGCTCGGAGGAGGCCTACCTGCACCGCGGCATCGCGGCGCGGGGCTTCATCCGCACGTTCGTCCTGGCCGACGGCATGAAGGTCGAAGGGGCCCTCCTGGCCCATGGCCTGCTGCACATCGACCTGATCCGCCCGGAACCGGAGCGCCTCGTTCAGCGGATCCCGATCAAGACGGCCGGCTGA
- a CDS encoding aldehyde-activating protein produces MSLTASCHCGATKIQAPVPTSATECNCTYCARTGAVWAYYKPGELAMLSQDDERTYSATEADNRHHFCGRCGMQTWGDSPDWGSVYDTDGTPKPGFEAGAMPSACIHALNLRLVDDLDWSAITVEKVDGRNSW; encoded by the coding sequence ATGTCCCTGACCGCTTCCTGCCATTGCGGCGCCACCAAGATCCAGGCGCCGGTCCCGACCAGCGCCACGGAGTGCAACTGCACCTACTGCGCGCGTACCGGCGCGGTGTGGGCCTATTACAAGCCCGGCGAGCTTGCGATGCTCTCGCAGGACGACGAGCGCACTTACTCGGCCACCGAGGCCGACAACCGCCACCACTTCTGCGGCCGTTGCGGGATGCAGACCTGGGGCGACTCGCCGGACTGGGGATCGGTCTACGATACGGATGGGACGCCGAAGCCGGGGTTCGAGGCCGGCGCCATGCCGAGCGCCTGCATCCATGCGCTGAACCTGCGGCTGGTGGACGACCTCGATTGGTCGGCGATCACGGTCGAGAAGGTTGACGGGCGCAACAGCTGGTGA
- a CDS encoding TIGR02300 family protein, with protein MANPELGAKQICPNCQAKFYDLTRRPAVCPKCGTEFDPDEAVRNRRVRARTSTVDHDHEDAEDQVRGKAKDEDEEDEDEAVTPELDEVSDEPPLVSDDDDEAPDATPEDQLSEFSEDELEDEESDDVPFLEDEDEDDFDDTEIEGLPGEGNDDDR; from the coding sequence TTGGCCAATCCAGAACTGGGCGCAAAGCAGATTTGCCCCAACTGTCAGGCAAAATTCTACGACCTGACCCGCCGGCCCGCCGTCTGCCCCAAGTGCGGCACTGAGTTCGACCCGGACGAAGCCGTCCGCAACCGCCGGGTTCGCGCCCGGACCTCGACCGTCGACCACGATCACGAGGACGCCGAGGATCAAGTCCGCGGCAAGGCTAAGGACGAAGACGAAGAAGACGAGGACGAGGCGGTCACCCCCGAACTCGACGAAGTCAGCGACGAGCCGCCGCTGGTCTCGGACGACGACGACGAGGCGCCGGACGCCACGCCGGAAGACCAACTCTCCGAGTTCAGCGAGGACGAACTCGAAGACGAGGAAAGCGACGACGTTCCGTTCCTCGAGGACGAGGACGAGGACGATTTCGACGACACCGAAATCGAGGGTCTGCCGGGCGAAGGGAACGACGACGACCGGTAA
- the aroA gene encoding 3-phosphoshikimate 1-carboxyvinyltransferase, translating to MTSAGLTAKRGGPLRGRVRAPGDKSISHRSLILGALARGTTQIEGLLEGDDVLRTAAAMRSFGAKVERLGEGRWRVEGAGGFSEPSDVIDCGNAGTGVRLIMGAMAGFPFAATFTGDESLRGRPMRRVLGPLGQMGARFMGRSNGRLPLTLEGGALQYLSYRLPEPSAQVKSAVLLAGLHAQGGAQVIEPEATRDHTERMLRAFGAVVEVEDKADGRWITLPGGQALTGTTVRVPGDPSSAAFPLVAALVTPGSEVTVEDVLLNELRIGLFTTLQEMGADLVITNVREESGEQVGDITARHSALKGVAVPPERAPSMIDEYPILAVAAAFADGSTAMRGIGEMRVKESDRIALMAAGLASCGVGVEEEPEGLIVVGSARGNHPVAGGARVTTKGDHRIAMSHLVMGLASDAPVAVDEPGMIATSFPGFVELMRGMGAEIS from the coding sequence ATGACGTCGGCAGGACTGACCGCGAAACGCGGCGGCCCGCTGCGGGGTCGCGTGCGCGCCCCAGGCGATAAATCGATCTCTCACCGCTCACTAATTCTCGGCGCGCTGGCGCGGGGAACGACGCAGATCGAAGGGCTTCTCGAAGGGGACGACGTGCTGCGCACGGCCGCGGCGATGCGCAGTTTCGGGGCCAAGGTCGAACGGCTCGGCGAGGGCCGCTGGCGAGTCGAGGGCGCGGGCGGGTTTTCCGAACCCTCGGACGTGATCGACTGCGGCAACGCCGGCACCGGCGTGCGCCTGATCATGGGCGCGATGGCGGGCTTTCCGTTCGCCGCCACCTTCACGGGCGATGAGTCCCTGCGCGGGCGGCCGATGCGCCGGGTGCTGGGGCCGCTCGGCCAGATGGGCGCGCGTTTCATGGGCCGCTCGAACGGGCGTCTGCCGCTGACCCTGGAAGGCGGGGCGCTACAATACCTCTCCTATCGGCTGCCCGAGCCCTCGGCGCAGGTGAAGTCGGCGGTGCTGCTGGCCGGCCTGCATGCGCAGGGCGGCGCGCAGGTGATCGAGCCGGAGGCCACGCGCGACCACACCGAGCGGATGCTGCGGGCCTTCGGGGCGGTGGTCGAGGTGGAGGACAAGGCCGACGGTCGCTGGATCACCCTGCCGGGCGGCCAGGCGCTGACCGGGACCACGGTGCGGGTGCCGGGCGATCCGTCCTCGGCGGCCTTCCCGCTGGTGGCCGCACTGGTCACGCCGGGATCTGAGGTGACGGTCGAGGACGTGCTGCTCAACGAACTGCGCATCGGCCTTTTCACGACCCTGCAGGAAATGGGCGCCGATCTCGTCATCACCAACGTGCGCGAGGAGAGCGGCGAGCAGGTCGGCGACATCACCGCCCGTCATTCGGCGCTGAAGGGCGTCGCGGTGCCGCCGGAGCGGGCGCCGTCGATGATCGACGAATATCCGATCCTGGCCGTGGCCGCCGCCTTCGCGGACGGTTCGACCGCCATGCGCGGCATCGGCGAGATGCGGGTCAAGGAAAGCGACCGCATCGCCCTGATGGCGGCGGGGCTGGCGTCCTGCGGCGTCGGGGTCGAGGAGGAGCCGGAGGGGCTCATCGTCGTCGGCTCGGCGCGGGGCAACCATCCGGTCGCCGGCGGCGCGCGGGTGACGACCAAGGGCGACCATCGGATCGCCATGTCGCACCTGGTCATGGGCCTGGCCTCGGACGCGCCGGTGGCGGTCGACGAGCCCGGCATGATCGCCACCAGCTTCCCCGGCTTCGTGGAGCTGATGCGCGGCATGGGCGCGGAGATCTCGTGA